A region from the Solanum lycopersicum bio-material TGRC:LA1421 mitochondrion, complete genome genome encodes:
- the cob gene encoding apocytochrome b has protein sequence MTIRNQRLSLLKQPISSTLNQHLIDYPTPSNLSYWWGFGSLAGICLVIQIVTGVFLAMHYTPHVDLAFNSVEHIMRDVEGGWLLRYMHANGASMFFIVVHLHIFRGLYHASYSSPREFVRCLGVVIFLLMIVTAFIGYVLPWGQMSFWGATVITSLASAIPVVGDTIVTWLWGGFSVDNATLNRFFSLHHLLPFILVGASLLHLAALHQYGSNNPLGVHSEMDKIASYPYFYVKDLVGWVAFAIFFSIWIFYAPNVLGHPDNYIPANPMSTPPHIVPEWYFLPIHAILRSIPDKSGGVAAIAPVFICLLALPFFKSMYVRSSSFRPIHQGIFWLLLADCLLLGWIGCQPVEAPFVTIGQISPLVFFLFFAITPILGRVGRGIPNSYTDETDHT, from the coding sequence ATGACTATAAGGAACCAACGGCTCTCTCTTCTTAAACAACCTATATCCTCCACACTTAATCAGCATTTGATAGATTATCCAACCCCGAGCAATCTTAGTTATTGGTGGGGGTTCGGTTCGTTAGCGGGTATTTGTTTAGTCATTCAGATAGTGACTGGCGTTTTTTTAGCTATGCATTACACACCTCATGTGGATCTAGCTTTCAACAGCGTAGAACACATTATGAGAGATGTTGAAGGGGGCTGGTTGCTCCGTTATATGCATGCTAATGGGGCAAGTATGTTTTTCATTGTGGTTCACCTGCATATTTTTCGTGGTCTATATCATGCCAGTTATAGCAGTCCTAGGGAATTTGTTCGGTGTCTCGGAGTTGTAATCTTCCTATTAATGATTGTGACAGCTTTTATAGGATATGTACTACCTTGGGGTCAGATGAGCTTTTGGGGAGCTACAGTAATCACAAGCTTAGCTAGCGCCATACCTGTAGTAGGAGATACCATAGTGACTTGGCTTTGGGGTGGGTTCTCCGTGGACAATGCCACCTTAAATCGTTTTTTTAGTCTTCATCATTTACTCCCCTTTATTTTAGTAGGCGCCAGTCTTCTTCATCTGGCCGCATTGCATCAATATGGATCCAATAATCCATTGGGTGTACATTCAGAGATGGATAAAATTGCTTCTTACCCTTATTTTTATGTAAAGGATCTAGTAGGTTGGGTAGCTTTTGCTATCTTTTTTTCCATTTGGATTTTTTATGCTCCTAATGTTTTGGGGCATCCCGACAATTATATACCTGCTAATCCGATGTCCACCCCGCCTCATATTGTGCCAGAATGGTATTTCCTACCGATCCATGCCATTCTTCGTAGTATACCTGACAAATCGGGAGGTGTAGCCGCAATAGCACCAGTTTTTATATGTCTGTTGGCTTTACCCTTTTTTAAAAGTATGTATGTACGTAGTTCAAGTTTTCGCCCGATTCACCAAGGAATATTTTGGTTGCTTTTGGCGGATTGCTTACTACTAGGTTGGATCGGATGTCAACCTGTGGAGGCACCCTTTGTTACTATTGGACAAATTTCTCCTTTAGTTTTCTTCTTGTTCTTTGCCATAACGCCCATTCTGGGACGAGTTGGAAGAGGAATTCCTAATTCTTACACGGATGAGACTGATCACACCTGA
- the ccmFc gene encoding cytochrome c maturation protein CcmFC — translation MVQLHNFFFFITSVVVPRGTAAPVLLKWFVSRDVPTGALFSNGTIIPIPIPSFPLLVYLHSRKFIRSADGAKSGVLVRASRPILLPDIIGRSSSETRARNALFRFVPVLHFLLLESKGDFSYFESFCGVLRLLFFRTFFFLPRDRSAKPERARRRKGQTLRPNGNEQRRNEKMRCLGHPHLERRVEGFGPVAFPVPPSSGGACVEGAPPEIGLEALTLPTSRELMAVGHDYYQKAPMKMNISHGGVCIFMLGVLLSNTKKIQFTQRLPLGSELHMGKERCCLRGLDHLHGPTFHSICGNFMIYKPSLTSDRLMFEHDESLRADLFPIHFPASYENGKLEHFIHRWMKNREHNNFWLTMFPEKRYFRERTSTTEVAIHTNLFTDLYASIGTGSSRTGGWYTTIIKLPFLFFIRIGFMLASLGGSRSLLRQLQKDKLRWN, via the exons ATGGTCCAACTACATAACTTTTTCTTTTTCATTACTTCCGTGGTCGTGCCTCGTGGCACGGCAGCACCCGTACTATTGAAATGGTTCGTCAGTAGAGATGTTCCCACAGGTGCCCTTTTTTCCAATGGTACTATAATTCCTATTCCTATCCCTTCATTCCCTCTTTTGGTCTATCTACATTCCAGGAAATTCATACGCTCCGCGGACGGAGCAAAAAGTGGAGTCTTGGTCAGAGCAAGCCGCCCTATTCTATTACCAGACATAATTGGGAGAAGCTCATCCGAAACTAGAGCTAGAAACGCTTTATTTCGTTTCGTTCCCGTTCTTCATTTCCTTCTTCTCGAATCCAAGGGGGACTTCTCATATTTCGAATCTTTCTGCGGTGTGCTCCGTTTACTATTCTTTCGTACTTTCTTCTTTTTACCACGCGATAGGTCAGCGAAGCCTGAGCGGGCGCGGAGAAGGAAAGGCCAAACACTTCGGCCTAACGGGAATGAGCAACGACGAAATGAGAAGATGAGGTGCCTCGGGCACCCCCATTTAGAAAGAAGGGTCGAAGGTTTTGGGCCTGTAGCTTTCCCCGTCCCCCCTTCGTCGGGCGGTGCTTGTGTGGAGGGTGCGCCACCTGAAATCGGGCTTGAAGCTCTCACCTTACCAACAAGCCGAGAGCTGATGGCTGTTGGTCACGACTACTATCAAAAAGCTCCTATGAAGATGAATATTTCACATGGAGGAGTGTGCATCTTTATGTTGGGTGTTCTTCTGTC TAACACAAAAAAGATACAGTTCACTCAACGATTGCCTTTGGGTTCCGAACTCCATATGGGGAAGGAGCGTTGTTGTTTGCGAGGTCTTGATCATTTACATGGACCCACTTTTCATTCCATTTGTGGGAATTTTATGATCTATAAACCGTCCCTAACGAGCGATCGGCTCATGTTTGAGCATGATGAATCACTTCGTGCCGACCTGTTCCCAATCCACTTTCCGGCCTCATATGAGAATGGAAAACTGGAGCATTTTATCCATCGGTGGATGAAGAATCGCGAACATAATAATTTCTGGTTGACCATGTTCCCAGAAAAAAGATACTTTCGAGAAAGGACGAGCACGACTGAAGTGGCTATACATACAAATCTATTTACGGATCTATATGCTTCGATTGGAACTGGAAGTTCCAGAACAGGTGGCTGGTATACCACAATAATCAAACTTCCTTTTCTTTTTTTTATTCGGATCGGATTTATGTTGGCTTCGTTGGGAGGCTCGCGTAGTTTGTTACGTCAGCTCCAAAAGGATAAGTTGCGTTGGAATTGA